From the genome of Cololabis saira isolate AMF1-May2022 chromosome 1, fColSai1.1, whole genome shotgun sequence:
tataatatatataatatatttgatccatatataaggcccaccggattataaggcgcatggtcaacttttgaaaaatttaaggcttttaggtgcgccttatagtgcggaaaatacggtagttcttatttttgtttattattcgcttatttatttgaatggttttattattttactttattttacttACTGATCTTTTTTTAGTGATATAAACACCTTAAGCGTGAGCATAACTTGGCTATATTGTGAAGGAGGCCGCCACCTCAGtatacttctgactttaaaataaatagctaaataagtgactGTGATGTCTTGTATTGTTAAGCTATCTAAAATACACAATTGTTTTATATTTACTGGGCACATTAAAAgtgtatttgcacaatgtatcgGTATCAAATCAGTATCGCtgataccagcctgaatttgaatcattatCAGATTGGAAAGTGAATAGTAGTATCAAACATCACTACTGTGCATCAAATATAATCATTGCGTCATTCTCATCATCATTAAAGTTGGCTATCATCAGCCACGTGCTAGTGTGACGTCCATGGACGTTGCTGCACCCAAGTGGTCACATTTCAACAGAATGAGAAACGTTTTCTGCCTATAAGTCTGTTACGCCTCATTTTACGCAGTTTATTTCTACATAAATTTAATGCAAAAGTCACAACCTGTAAATAAGGACAAGCCAGAGATTTGACTGTGCTGTGCTGGAGTGCAGACTGCAGTTAtgggaaagagaaaaagagaagcatCAACTCTTTCATCAAAGCCTGGGGTTGATGGCAGACAAGCTCATCCCTCGATTAAATcaatttaaagtgatataaagTGTTGGCATTCGCTGTCACCTTAATTTAGGTGAAACTAAACACTACTAAATACTTGTGtatatgtactgtatttttatctttgtttagAAAATGGCCCCTCACAGCAAGAATTCGAAAGGCCATGATGGGAGTTATGGAGAGAAAAGCAAAGGTATTTCTTTGATTGCAAAGAATTCTGTTCATTTATTTGTAGAAAACGCTACGAATAAATGTACTATTTACACATAGAGCTGTTTGAGAAGGGCGGTTGATGGATTTAGGCTCTCGTTTGCTGCAGAGGTGAAGGCGAGTCCCGCTCACTCCACCATGGCTCTGGTTGAGTCGGAGGAAATCGACCCGTGGAACCTGCCGGAGCTGAAGGACGACGGCGTCTCGTGGTCAGGTGAATGATCAGAGCCAGAATCAACCGCATTCGCCAGATTAGAATTGATGCATCAAAACTGTATACAAGACTCCTTCAAATGTGCTTTTCTAACTAATTTCTGGGGGTTTTTTTCCAAGGAAAAACTAGATGGTTTCCACTTCTGTGCAATGTCACCCGCCTGTATTTATGTCCTTGTTTCCATTGTCTCAGATTTGGATACCAAAGGGAAGGTGCTGCGGGTGCTGCTGTCGGTGGGGAAGTTCATTTTTCTGCTGGGCCTCCTGTATATGTTCGTCTGTTCCCTCGACATCCTCAGCTCGGCTTTCCAACTTGTTGGAGGTGAACAACCCTTCTAGTCTGGATCcatttggagatgaaatgtgtcataaatttgcagaaaaaaaataataattaagccTTTGCGTTGCAGTGAGCCAGTCTGAACCACGCTGGGTTGTCAGAGCTGATGAATACAAATGTTTAATATCTTTTTGTGGACATGTCCAgtctttttttgtcttccaCAAAGCTGAGATGATTTATTGAAGTCTAAATGAACCATCTGAGACAGTTTTATCCTAAAAACCACCAGCATAACAGCACGCTAAGGTCCACTAATAAGATGCAGGAAGGTGTGAATGTGTGGGTGGAAGTAAATATGGGGAGGTTGGACACCTCTGCAttgatctgtgatgtcacagaactaTACAAATCCGAAACCACGCGTTGAATGACACTTTTAGACTCAGGTGGTCCTAGAAATAAAGCTATAGGTCGTCAATTATTCTCAAAATGTTTATGGTGGAAGTCACTTCAAACACCTGAatagatagatttatttatagtacccttgggtaaatttggttcacagtgagtgcctcctcatacaatctaaaaccatacactcaacaacacaggataagataaagtgacaacagggctttggctaaaagaacaaagaacaagaaggacggccccaagataagaatcaagataagttaaaacatcagtagataaaaacactaaaatattaaaacgaAGCAAAAGGATAAAAGGATAAGACGTCGTAGCGAGTCTCTTTTGAACACGCAGTGTTTGTCTTGTGAGATGTAGCGACACAAGGAGTAAAAAGAGATGCAAAAAGGTTTACAAAACTGCTCCCAACGCTCCCCGTGTCCAGGTAAAACAGCGGGGGACATCTTCCAGGAGGATTCGGTGCTGGCCAACCCTCTGGCCGGCCTCGTCATCGGCGTCCTGGTCACTCTGCTGGTGCAGAGCTCCTCCACGTCCTCCTCTATAGTCGTCAGCATGGTCTCCTCTGGGCGTGAGTACGGGCCTCAGTACcacacactaggaatgggcgatattttaccgttcacgataaaccatcaaaaaaattccccacgataagaatttgtcatctcgcggtaaaaatgataaattcccattgatgacgtttttgtgtaaagctgatttatagttctgcgttaaatccacgcacaacgtacgtaggaaggaaggaaggaaggaaggaaggaaggaaggaaggaaggaaggaaggaaggaaggaaggaaggaaggaaggaaggaaggaaggaaggaaggaaggaaggaaggaaggaaggaaggaaggaaggaaggaaatgagccagaaagaaagaaacaaaggaatgagccagaaagaaagaaagaaagaaagaaagaaagaaagaaagaaagatatgagcaagaaagaaagaaagaaagaaagaaagaaagaaagaaagaaagaaagaaagaaagaaagaaagaaagaaagaaagaaagaaagatatgagccagaaagaaagaaagaaaaaaggatcaattcaatttaattggtgtagtttagtagtatttagtatcttttagagcagtgttttgggggctccaaagactgaatgtggtgatagatttatagttacaaaggtggagttgaattggtatttttttaatcgtcatttttatcgttattgggataaatgccagaaattattgtgatattttttttactccataccgcccatccccaccacccacacacgcacacacatttaACCACAAACACGTGTGTCTGCAGCGGGGGGATCCTGAATGACATCTAATTCATTTTATatataccatattttccgcactataaggcgcaccgcattataaggctcactaaatatatggtaaaataccgtactatagtggctggggttgagttacgtatctacctgatggagctgcgctacaggaaatgctacaaaatcctacagcaaatgcaaaaaaaaaaaaagaagaaaagtaccgtatttcaaactttattaaaggagcatgaggcaggattgaggcaggatttatgaaaaaaatttgtatacgttttaggttttctagtaataatgtcagatgaagcgttccaaaccaaaaagaatgagccctctagtgtatctctcctttgccttgaacaggaatttcccgcgctgtcctgtggatgtgacgtcacatgacgctgcatgcacgttctccccgttctcccgtgccggcttcactgttggctgcagtacccccgacggccgtcgtggtgaagggtggcgctagagagtctcatttcttaaaaggagcctcatgctcctttaacaaaataaaaaccagctttgctccatctcgtcaaagtcgccattatgcgagtcagcgtcgctgctgttgtcttgaacgtctgtgacgattcctgacatttttagcgccattacttcggcaacaccaactacattacccacaatccccctgactacagtaacagaaattaccgtaatgatcacatataaggcgcactgcaatataaggcgcactgccggtttttgagaaaattaaaggcttttaggtgcgccttatagtgcggaaaatacggtaggcACCTTTCAGGTCACCCAAGGTTTACCTTACAAgtgatacaaacacacattatataaaatacagttaatacaaaagcaaaaatacaatacaaaaagcagcaacagacaGCATAAACAGAGTGCATAGACCAATAAATACAACTGTGTGCTTTGACAGTGCTGAAAGTCCCGGTGGCCGTTCCCGTCATCATGGGCACCAACATCGGCACCTCAGTGACCAACACGCTGGTTGCCATGACGCAGGCTGGGGACCGCAGCACCTTTCGCAGGTGACCATTTGGAGTTTGGCTCCAGGATTAATGATCTTTTATTGCTTTTGCATCTGTGACTGCTGCCGTTCCTGCTGCTCTGGACTGAACTGCACAGTTCGTACATCTGCGATCAGACTACTTACGTGTGGCTTCAGTCGTTTTATTCCTGAGCTTTTTATCCATCAGTTTGTcctatttacaggactgtctcagaaattagaatattgtgagttctttattttctgtaatgcaattagaaaaacaaaaatgtcatacattctggattcattacaaatcaactgaaatattgcaagccttttattattttaatattgctgattatggtttacagtttaagattaagattcccagaatattaaaattttttgagataggatatttgagttttcttaagctgtaagccatgatcagcaatattaaaataataaaaggcttgcaatatttcacttgattttgtaatgaatccagtatgtatgacatttttgtttttgtaattgcattacagaaaatcacaatattctaattttctgagacagtcctgtaacatCCTTGTTGTCTATCACCTCAGCGAGGATACACTTCCTGATTCTGATTCGAACAAGTGGCAGATGTGCTTTAAACTCAGCAAATATGAGATTATTGTAAAAGAtaagattattttgtatttactattccatctttttatatttttttatgttttactaCATCCCCAGGGCGTTTGCAGGGGCCACGGTGCACGACTTCTTCAACTGGCTGTctgtgctggtgctgctgcccTTGGAGGTCGCCACCGGTTATTTGTACGTGCTCACGAAGCTCATCATCGACTCATTTAACATCGAGAGTGGAGAACCCCCGGAGCTGTTAAATGTCATCACCGACCCCATCACCGAGGCCATCATAGAGGTAACGTGTCAGagcacagttttgttttttagttAAGACTTGTCCAGTCAGTGGAGAGATACAagtaaggccgcgttcagactgcaggcaaatatccgatttttagcccatccagattgaaactggatgactcttttgaagtctgaacagtcccaaaccgcatgagatccgatttttgcaaaccagatggaaaccacctccaggaggtagtttcatatccgatcattatcgcatttgggcagatgcgtgtcagtctgaacagctccaaacactcagatcggatatgactgtcccagacgctccaaaccacccgcccatttccagttgtggagctactcatcctttcacagagaacatgtacaatctctgatgtcacgtcaaaaactattatttgtagtttaagtgttgcaaattcacattacaaatcatgttttaatagcagaaaaaagactgcatttccacgtacggtacgggtcgccgcgtaccctacgccgtaggtctgcgttggtgtaacgcggaaccataaatcagccttcagtcgcgctgtgagcctgaacctgcagcccgtcagctcatcaggaggagaggttacaGAGCGGGGCttccagttgttcattgctggttcgttttgttaactctgagctttgttggttggtttgttagtttgctggtggttttgttctgaacacttttatctgtttctcattttgctgggacgtcgggtccctgacgcctccgctccgacgtcgttgctacggcaacccgtcagatcagtcaatgatgtggctcagtctgaacagagccagatctgatatggacacttgctaaaaacagtgtggacagtcagccctgaaaatcggatatgagaaggaatcagatatatatcagatttgcctgcagtctgaacgcggcctaagaGTGAAAGTAAAAGTTTGGGGAAATCCTACGTTTCCACGTTGGTGACATTTGGCCTCGTTGATGAAACTAGAGAAGATTCGTGCTCCTGCTGTTCGCTGAGGAAGATTCACAAGTGTTTGAAAATGTTATTGATGTTTAGTCTCATCAGGTTGATGTTTTATGTTAATAAGCATTAATTCCTCTATTTCTGGTCTTGAACATGTTCCAAAAATATTTGTGACAATGTGCAATTCAGGGCTAGCAATGATGTCAACGTGAATCTACGTGATGGCTGATATCATCGAACAATTAATGAAATTGGGaataattttagtttttaagatCTTTTTTTTAGATCTTTTACCCCTGATATATAAACAATACCAATTGATTACTATGGGAAACTTTGTGAAGCTCTATAATATGGCGCCCCATTGACAAATGCCACTTAAGATCATCTTAAGATCGTCTCTGGGCTTGGAAGCGTctgtaatgtactttatttatatatagcaCTTTACAACAGCCTTTCGGtgtgccaaagtgctttactgCAGATAAAAAGGAGGATAAATAAGAACGAAAAcagtagaaaaagaaaatacaacaaaatctaATAAGATAAAAGTGTTGTCACATTACTGGGTGTTAAAAGCCATCTTAAATAGGTGGGTTTTTATCCTAGATTTAAAAGTTGATGAGTTGGCCTCAGCACTCTACCGGGATTACGGACGGTTAAAAGCTCGGATAAATACGAGGGTGCGAGGCCGTTAGGAGCTTTAAAAACGGACATCAAAATTTTTAAATCAATTTCATAAAGGACAGGAAGCCGATAGGACAGGAGTGATCTGCACACGTCTGTTATTGTTGGTTAAAAGACGGGCAGCAGCATTTTGCACAAATTGCAGGTGACTAAGAGAAGACTGGGAGACTCCTACGTAAAATGCGTTGCAATAGTCCAACCGTGAGCTAATTAGGGCGTGGACGGCCTTCTCCTGGTCATGTTGATTtagaaacattttaactttggccagaaactggaaaaaaacttGTCCTCACCTCAATGTTGATATGTTTGTCAAAGTTCAGATGACTATCAAAGGTTTGGGCATGCATATTTACTTAAACAAAGTTGAGGAGACAAGACGTATCTGCCCACTCAGCaatgaagtaaaagtaaatgaAGAACTTCTGTGGGCCCAGTAGTGTCCCACCTCTGTCTGATTTCGTTcgtattttctgttttattgtcATTAATGAGATATTTGCTTGAAGACGGGGATTACAATGTGAAGTCTGACTGTTGCAGTCACTGGAATCGTGTTGTTTTTATGACGTGGCACCTAATTTCATTATACAAGGCTGTTATCTCTGTTCTTGGATTCAGTTTTCCTTTCTCCTCTGACTCAGCTGGATCAGTCCGTCATTAATGGAATCGCCACTGGAGATCCGGAAGCCAGAGAGAAGAGTCTCATCAAGACATGGTGCAATACCTTCACCAACACAGTAAGAGAAAGAGTCAATTATATAAAAGGCTTGTAAAAACAGTAACATTGACATCTTTATAATCGAGCCGTCTCCGCGTTTCAGAGCCTATCGATCGTCCAGGTTCCAGGTCCGGAGAACTGTACCGCTCCGTCTCTCTGCTGGTTTGATGGAAACGAGACGTACACGCTGAAGAACGTGTCGAATACATTCAACATAGACAAATGTAAGACTTTTAAAATCGCTGCCTTGGCTCCTCCATGCTTTTCAGGATGGTTTTAtggttcttttattagtttataaactTCTTAATGGTCTTAGGGATTTTTAATGATCTGATCTGCTTTTGAAATTATGATctctcacggaccctgaggtcctctggtaccGGCCTTTTAATTGTTCCTAAAGTTAGAACAAAAACTTTTGGCGAGTTGTTCAGGAACAGCCTACCAGAGAACTTCAGGAacgcagagactgttgacatttttaaaaacaggctcaagaccttcctttttagtttagCTCATAGCAGAattttatttaccgtattttctggactattagccgctacttttttcataggttttgaaccgtgcggcttatacaaaggtacggctattctgtggatttttcttccaccgctcggggcgctctaaccggaattagaatcaaaactaagacaaaataaatgcaaagaagaatacgctacttcttctttagcagatagaagtaggtagaagcagatttcaaacagataaatagataaacaaatacagttattttctcttggttctgtcccgttttaatcagcaaagttgctgctgtgttaaaagacactgttaggaaagggtctatttaggtacaaacatgtacatcatttacagttcaaaatccttctgtacatgtagtaaatatctaatctaacaacataaatatctggggcttgcatatctttttttattaaatagagtggatgcggattgtatatctttttttaattattttttaaaaaatagagcttatatgcaggtgcggcttatagtccagaaaatacgttttttattagtgtggattagTTTATTGTTATTTAGTTATTCcttattattttaaatattaattttccaattattatattatgtatttattctttCATATTAACTTTCTTGCTTCACTGCCTGTCCAGAGGGCCAAGCAGTGAAGCAGGAATTAGGACTAAATGGAGGGTTCTCTTTGTGTGCAGGCACTCACCTCTTTGTGGACACGAGCCTGTCCGATCTGGCGGCGGGTCTGATCCTGCTGGCCGCCTCTCTTCTGGTTCTCTGTTCGTGCCTGGTCCTCATTGTCAAGCTGCTCAACTCCATGCTGAAGGGACAGGTGGCCACAGTCATCAGGAAAATCCTCAACACGGGTCAGCGTCGCCTCACAGCCGACACCCATTGACCCAAACTGTGAGGCCAATGGTCAATGAAACGTCAACATTTGCGTGTGTTTGCGTGCAgatttcccttttcctttcggCTGGGTCACGGGTTACATCGCCATCACAGTCGGCGCTGCAAT
Proteins encoded in this window:
- the LOC133457742 gene encoding sodium-dependent phosphate transport protein 2B-like isoform X1; its protein translation is MDSPRLSQKMAPHSKNSKGHDGSYGEKSKEVKASPAHSTMALVESEEIDPWNLPELKDDGVSWSDLDTKGKVLRVLLSVGKFIFLLGLLYMFVCSLDILSSAFQLVGGKTAGDIFQEDSVLANPLAGLVIGVLVTLLVQSSSTSSSIVVSMVSSGLLKVPVAVPVIMGTNIGTSVTNTLVAMTQAGDRSTFRRAFAGATVHDFFNWLSVLVLLPLEVATGYLYVLTKLIIDSFNIESGEPPELLNVITDPITEAIIELDQSVINGIATGDPEAREKSLIKTWCNTFTNTSLSIVQVPGPENCTAPSLCWFDGNETYTLKNVSNTFNIDKCTHLFVDTSLSDLAAGLILLAASLLVLCSCLVLIVKLLNSMLKGQVATVIRKILNTDFPFPFGWVTGYIAITVGAAMTFIVQSSSVFTSAITPLVGIGVISIERAYPLSLGSNIGTTTTAILAAMASPGNTLKNALQIALVHFVFNISGILLWYPIPFTRLPIRMAKGLGDITASHRWFAAVYILFCFFILPLSVFSLSLAGWQVLVGVGVPLVVVLIAIMVINILQRRKPGCLPAALRSWDFLPLWAHSLDPWDKVVDAISAKCCCCCKCCHIPSDAEEHESQGSSEQMGKIQTEVYDNPAMSAEKEMENEIRIEMKILKMTKI
- the LOC133457742 gene encoding sodium-dependent phosphate transport protein 2B-like isoform X2 encodes the protein MAPHSKNSKGHDGSYGEKSKEVKASPAHSTMALVESEEIDPWNLPELKDDGVSWSDLDTKGKVLRVLLSVGKFIFLLGLLYMFVCSLDILSSAFQLVGGKTAGDIFQEDSVLANPLAGLVIGVLVTLLVQSSSTSSSIVVSMVSSGLLKVPVAVPVIMGTNIGTSVTNTLVAMTQAGDRSTFRRAFAGATVHDFFNWLSVLVLLPLEVATGYLYVLTKLIIDSFNIESGEPPELLNVITDPITEAIIELDQSVINGIATGDPEAREKSLIKTWCNTFTNTSLSIVQVPGPENCTAPSLCWFDGNETYTLKNVSNTFNIDKCTHLFVDTSLSDLAAGLILLAASLLVLCSCLVLIVKLLNSMLKGQVATVIRKILNTDFPFPFGWVTGYIAITVGAAMTFIVQSSSVFTSAITPLVGIGVISIERAYPLSLGSNIGTTTTAILAAMASPGNTLKNALQIALVHFVFNISGILLWYPIPFTRLPIRMAKGLGDITASHRWFAAVYILFCFFILPLSVFSLSLAGWQVLVGVGVPLVVVLIAIMVINILQRRKPGCLPAALRSWDFLPLWAHSLDPWDKVVDAISAKCCCCCKCCHIPSDAEEHESQGSSEQMGKIQTEVYDNPAMSAEKEMENEIRIEMKILKMTKI